In one window of Acidobacteriota bacterium DNA:
- the deoC gene encoding deoxyribose-phosphate aldolase translates to MDYTYSDIAKMIDHSLLNPAMTAGELEQGCHRALDYDCASVCVMPYALRRCAEILKGSTVKASTTVGFPHGGHTTVTKVAEALGALDDGGEELDMVVNISKVLSEDWDYVRQDIRAVIEVTQGRGQKVKVIFENCYLRDEHKIRLCEICGELGVDWVKTSTGYGPGGATIEDLKLMRRHSPEHVQVKAAGGIRNLDRLLEVRTLGVSRVGASRTAEILEECGRRLGLPAVDRDSSQSLH, encoded by the coding sequence ATGGACTATACATATTCCGACATCGCAAAAATGATCGACCATTCCCTGCTGAATCCCGCGATGACTGCGGGCGAGCTTGAACAGGGCTGCCATCGGGCGCTCGATTACGACTGCGCGAGCGTCTGCGTGATGCCTTACGCGCTGCGGCGCTGCGCCGAAATTCTGAAGGGGAGCACGGTAAAGGCGAGCACCACCGTCGGCTTTCCGCACGGCGGCCACACCACGGTTACCAAAGTTGCGGAAGCCCTGGGCGCGCTCGATGATGGTGGCGAGGAGCTCGATATGGTGGTGAACATCAGCAAAGTTCTGAGCGAGGATTGGGACTACGTACGGCAGGATATTCGGGCCGTGATCGAGGTGACGCAGGGCCGCGGGCAAAAGGTGAAAGTTATTTTCGAGAACTGTTACCTGCGGGACGAGCACAAGATCAGGCTCTGCGAGATCTGCGGTGAACTGGGCGTCGACTGGGTAAAGACTTCGACCGGCTATGGCCCGGGAGGTGCTACCATCGAAGATCTCAAGCTCATGCGCCGGCATTCACCCGAACACGTGCAGGTGAAAGCCGCGGGAGGCATTCGTAATCTCGATAGATTGCTGGAAGTTCGCACTCTCGGGGTCTCGCGTGTGGGCGCCAGCCGCACGGCTGAAATTCTAGAGGAGTGTGGGCGACGGCTGGGTTTACCGGCGGTCGATCGCGACAGCTCGCAGTCCCTGCATTAA